One Pyrococcus furiosus DSM 3638 genomic region harbors:
- the for gene encoding tungsten-containing formaldehyde ferredoxin oxidoreductase, producing MYGWWGRILRVNLTTGEVKVQEYPEEVAKKFIGGRGLAAWILWNEARGVEPLSPENKLIFAAGPFNGLPTPSGGKLVVAAKSPLTGGYGDGNLGTMASVHLRRAGYDALVVEGKAKKPVYIYIEDDNVSILSAEGLWGKTTFETERELKEIHGKNVGVLTIGPAGENLVKYAVVISQEGRAAGRPGMGAVMGSKKLKAVVIRGTKEIPVADKEELKKLSQEAYNEILNSPGYPFWKRQGTMAAVEWCNTNYALPTRNFSDGYFEFARSIDGYTMEGMKVQQRGCPYCNMPCGNVVLDAEGQESELDYENVALLGSNLGIGKLNEVSVLNRIADEMGMDTISLGVSIAHVMEAVERGILKEGPTFGDFKGAKQLALDIAYRKGELGNLAAEGVKAMAEKLGTHDFAMHVKGLEVSGYNCYIYPAMALAYGTSAIGAHHKEAWVIAWEIGTAPIEGEKAEKVEYKISYDPIKAQKVVELQRLRGGLFEMLTACRLPWVEVGLSLDYYPKLLKAITGVTYTWDDLYKAADRVYSLIRAYWVREFNGKWDRKMDYPPKRWFTEGLKSGPHKGEHLDEKKYDELLSEYYRIRGWDERGIPKKETLKELDLDFVIPELEKVTNLE from the coding sequence ATGTATGGATGGTGGGGTAGGATTCTAAGGGTAAACCTAACAACTGGAGAAGTTAAGGTTCAGGAATACCCCGAAGAAGTTGCCAAGAAATTTATTGGAGGTAGAGGATTAGCCGCCTGGATTCTTTGGAATGAAGCTAGAGGTGTTGAGCCCCTTAGTCCAGAAAACAAGTTAATCTTTGCTGCTGGTCCCTTCAATGGCCTTCCAACCCCGAGCGGTGGAAAGCTTGTAGTTGCGGCTAAGAGTCCTCTAACTGGAGGTTATGGTGACGGCAACCTAGGAACAATGGCTTCTGTTCACTTGAGAAGGGCAGGTTATGATGCTCTCGTTGTTGAAGGTAAGGCAAAGAAGCCCGTCTACATTTATATCGAAGATGACAACGTTAGCATCCTTAGTGCTGAAGGTCTATGGGGTAAGACAACATTCGAGACCGAGAGAGAATTAAAGGAAATCCATGGCAAGAACGTCGGCGTTTTAACCATCGGACCAGCCGGAGAAAATTTAGTTAAATATGCTGTTGTTATCTCCCAGGAGGGAAGAGCTGCTGGAAGACCTGGAATGGGTGCTGTAATGGGAAGCAAGAAGTTAAAGGCCGTAGTAATAAGGGGAACCAAGGAGATACCAGTTGCAGACAAGGAAGAGTTAAAGAAGCTCAGCCAGGAGGCATATAATGAAATTCTAAACTCTCCAGGGTATCCATTCTGGAAGAGACAGGGGACCATGGCAGCTGTAGAGTGGTGTAATACTAACTATGCCCTCCCAACAAGGAACTTCAGCGATGGCTACTTCGAATTCGCTCGTTCAATAGATGGTTACACAATGGAGGGGATGAAGGTACAGCAGAGGGGCTGTCCCTACTGTAACATGCCGTGTGGAAATGTAGTGCTTGATGCAGAGGGCCAAGAGAGTGAGCTTGACTATGAAAATGTAGCCTTGCTGGGTTCAAACCTTGGAATAGGGAAGCTTAACGAGGTTTCAGTTCTCAACAGGATAGCTGACGAGATGGGTATGGACACGATAAGCCTCGGTGTTTCAATAGCCCACGTAATGGAGGCTGTGGAGAGAGGAATCCTCAAGGAAGGGCCAACATTTGGAGACTTCAAGGGAGCTAAGCAATTGGCCTTGGATATAGCTTACAGAAAAGGAGAGCTCGGCAACTTAGCTGCAGAGGGAGTTAAGGCTATGGCCGAGAAGCTTGGAACTCATGATTTCGCAATGCACGTTAAGGGATTAGAGGTTAGTGGTTACAACTGTTACATCTACCCAGCAATGGCATTAGCTTATGGAACGAGCGCAATCGGTGCACACCACAAGGAGGCATGGGTTATTGCATGGGAAATCGGTACTGCCCCAATTGAAGGAGAGAAGGCCGAGAAGGTGGAGTACAAGATAAGTTACGATCCAATAAAGGCCCAGAAAGTTGTTGAGTTGCAGAGGTTGAGAGGTGGGCTCTTCGAGATGCTTACGGCATGTAGGCTACCATGGGTTGAGGTTGGCCTAAGCCTAGACTACTATCCAAAGCTCCTCAAGGCAATAACTGGAGTCACCTACACCTGGGATGACCTTTACAAGGCAGCTGACAGGGTTTATTCCCTCATAAGAGCTTATTGGGTGAGAGAATTCAACGGCAAGTGGGATAGAAAGATGGATTACCCACCAAAGAGATGGTTCACAGAGGGACTGAAGAGTGGCCCGCACAAGGGAGAGCACCTCGATGAGAAGAAGTACGATGAGTTGCTCTCAGAGTACTACAGAATAAGGGGATGGGACGAGAGAGGAATTCCAAAGAAGGAAACTTTGAAAGAGCTTGACCTCGACTTCGTAATTCCTGAGCTGGAGAAGGTTACAAACCTTGAGTGA